Within the Molothrus ater isolate BHLD 08-10-18 breed brown headed cowbird chromosome 36, BPBGC_Mater_1.1, whole genome shotgun sequence genome, the region AATCCCCtaaaatggggctgggggcttcaGGGGAGCCTtaaaatggggctgggggcttcGGGAGGGGGGGGGCTTAAAATGAGGCTGGGGGCTTCAGGGGAGCCTtaaaatggggctgggggcttcggggcaggaggtgggagccttaaaatggggctgggggcttcgggggggggggtggagccttaaaatggggctgggggctttgggggagccttaaaatggggctgggggcttggggacaccccTAGGAATGGGTCTGGGGTCTTGAGGAAGGGGTGAAGAATCACCTGAAATGGGTCTGGGGGCTTCGGGGGGAATGGGGGGGAGGCtgaaaatggggctgggggcttggGGAGGGGGTGGAGAATCACctgaaatggggctgggggcttggGGAAGGGGGAATGGAGACCCTAAAACTGAGTCTGGGGTCTTCAAGAGGGAGTGGAGAACTCAGAAATGGGTCTGGGGGCTTGAGGAAGGGGTGGAGAATCACCTGAAATGGGTctgggggcttggggacacccccaaaacTGGGtctgggggaatttggggaggggtctcaccCCGTGTTCCCCTCAGGCTCCCGTCCGTCCAAGGTTtattcccagagctctgtccctgattttggggggaatttggggaggaatctcgggggtttttggggttttttgggtttttttttggggtttttgggtctggggtctcggtgaatttggggaggggtctcggggtgaatttggggaggggtctcaccCCATTCCCCCCTCAGGCTCCCGTCTatcccagagctctgtccctgatttttggggggaatttggggagcaATCTcgggggtttttggggttttttgggtttttttttggggtttttgggtctggggtctcggtgaatttggggaggggtctcggggtgaatttggggaggggtctcaccTTTATCCCcccctgtcccagagctctgtccctgattttggggggatttggggacgaatcctggggttttttgggggttttttggggttttttgggggtttttgggtctggggtctcggtgaatttggggaggggtctcagggtgaatttggggaggggtctcaccCCATTCCCCCCTCAGGCTCCCGTCTatcccagagctctgtccctgatttttgggggaatttggggaggaatCTCGGGGTTTTTTGGGGNNNNNNNNNNNNNNNNNNNNNNNNNNNNNNNNNNNNNNNNNNNNNNNNNNNNNNNNNNNNNNNNNNNNNNNNNNNNNNNNNNNNNNNNNNNNNNNNNNNNNNNNNNNNNNNNNNNNNNNNNNNNNNNNNNNNNNNNNNNNNNNNNNNNNNNNNNNNNNNNNNNNNNNNNNNNNNNNNNNNNNNNNNNNNNNNNNNNNNNNNNNNNNNNNNNNNNNNNNNNNNNNNNNNNNNNNNNNNNNNNNNNNNNNNNNNNNNNNNNNNNNNNNNNNNNNNNNNNNNNNNNNNNNNNNNNNNNNNNNNNNNNNNNNNNNNNNNNNNNNNNNNNNNNNNNNNNNNNNNNNNNNNNNNNNNNNNNNNNNNNNNNNNNNNNNNNNNNNNNNNNNNNNNNNNNNNNNNNNNNNNNNNNNNNNNNNNNNNNNNNNNNNNNNNNNNNNNNNNNNNNNNNNNNNNNNNNNNNNNNNNNNNNNNNNNNNNNNNNNNNNNNNNNNNNNNNNNNNNNNtgtccccaggtgtcccaggtgtacCCACTTGGCCCAATCCACGCTGAGGATCAGGTGGTGTGACCCCCCCAGATGAAtgcccagctgtccccaggtgtgtccccaggtgtccccccaggtgtccccaggtgtgtccccaggtgtgtccccagctgtccccaggtgtgtccccaggtgtacCCACTTGGCCCACTCCACGTTCAGGATCAGGTGGTCGTAGCCGAAGCCGGACACGCCCGCGATGGCTCTGGCCGCGTCCTCGCGCCGGTGGAAGCTGATGAAGGCGAAGCCCTGGGGGACAcacctggctcagcacagctggctcagcacacctggctcagcacagctgggcacacctgtctcggcacagctggctcagcacacctggctcagcacagctggctcgGCACACCTGGCTCGGCACAGCTGGCTcggcacagctggctcagcacagctggctcagcacacctggctcagcacagctcggcacacctggctcagcacagctcggcacacctggctcagcacagctggctcagcacaCCTGGCTCGGCACACCTGGCTCGGCAcacctggctcagcacagctggctcagcacacctggctcagcacagctggctcgGCACACCTGGCTcggcacacctgggcacagctggctcagcacaCCTGGCTCAGCACACCTGGCTCGGCACACCTGGCTCGGAACAGCTGGCTCAGCACACCTGGCTCAGCACACCTGGCTCGGCACAGCTGGCTcggcacagctggctcagcacaggTGGCTCAGCACACCTGGCTCAGCACACCTGGCTCGGCAcacctggctgggcacagctgggcacagctgggcggggctgccccgccCCAGGTGACGGTGCCCACCTTGGACTGGCCCGTGGTCTTGTCCTTGGCCAGGTAGATGCGGGAGATGGAGCCGAAGGGGCggaacagctcctgcaggtcGGTCTCGCGCGTGTCCTCCGACAGGTTGGTGACGCGGATGGTGGCGTTGTCATCggctggggacaggtgaggcagGGCCTCAGGTGAGCCCCAGGGGCCCTCCCAGGGGCCACAGGAGTGGGGTTtgtcccctcaggtgtgcccaaAAGCTCCCCCGGTacccccaggtgtgtcccaggtgtccccaggtgtgtcccaggtacccccaggtgtgtcccagctgtccccaggtggatcccaggtgcccccaggtggatcccaggtgtccccagctgtgtcccaggtatccccaggtgtgtcccaggtacccccaggtgtgtcccaggtatccccagagccccccaggtgtgtcccaggtacccccaggtgtgtcccagctgtccccaggtggatcccagctgtccccaggtgtggtTTTTCTCCCCCAGGTGcatcccagctgtccccagagcccccaggtacccccagaaccccccaggtgcccccaggtgtaCCCAGGTGTGGTTTTAACCCCCCCAGGTGtgtttttctcccctcccaAGTGTACCCAGGTGCCCCCCAGGTGTGTGTTCCTGCCCCCCCcatgtgtccccaggtgtgttcccctgccccccaggtgtccccaggtgtgtttttctctcccccccccccccaggtgtgTTTTCCTGCCCCCCAGgtctgtcccaggtgtccccaggtgtgttttcgtcccccccaggtgtccccaggtgtccccacctCTGCGGTTGGGCTGCATGGACTCCCCGCGCCGGCTGGCGCCGTCCCTCAGGCTGGGCGGGACGTACTTGCCCGTCTTGCTCACCTGGGCGGCCACCGGCTCCGGCTCTGCAGGGGGGACAGGtaaggggacagtggggacaggtggggacaggtgagggacaggtggggacaggtaAAGGGACAGGTAaagggacaggtggggacaggtaAAGGGACAGGTAAAGGGACAGGTAAAGGGACAGGtaaagggacaggtgagacaggtaaagggacaggtgagggacaggtaaAGGGACAGGTGAAGGGACAGgtgggggacagtggggacaggtgagggacaggtaaagggacaggtggggacaggtaaagggacaggtgagggacaggtgggacaggtgaggacAGTTAaagggacaggtggggacaggtggggacaggtaaagggacaggtggggacaggtaAAGGGACAGGTAaagggacaggtggggacaggtgagggacaggtgagggacaggtgggacaggtaAAGGGACAGGTAaagggacaggtggggacaggtaAAGGGACAAgtgggggacagtggggacaggtgagggacaggtaaagggacaggtgaggaaCAGGTGAGGAAcaatcccagctgctccttctgcacGGGGCCACCACCACAACGGGGCCACCACGGTGACCTTGGGGCCACCACAAGGGTACAAAAATGgcagaaatgggggaaaaattcccaaaaatcgtgggatttgggatttgggatgtgggGTCCAACCTTCTGGAAGTTTCTTCTGACCCATGGAGAGCCCCAGCAGATCCTTCTGCACGGGGCCACCACAACCACGATGGGGCCACCACAACGGGGCCACCACGGTGACCTCTGGGGCTACGTAACCTcacaaaaatggggaaaaatgggggaaaaattccccaaattcccaaaaaacgtgggatttgggatctggaGTCCAACCTCCTGGAAGTTTCTTCTCACCCATGGAGAGCCCCAGCAGATCCTTCTGCACGGGGCCACCACAACGGGGCCACCACAGTGACCTCTGGGGCTACGTAACCTcacaaaaatgggaaaaaaccagggaaaatccccaaaattcccccaaaaaccccagaatttgggatttttggggtcccacctCCGGGCAGCTTCTCCTTCTCGCCCgtggacagccccagctgctcgGCCAGCTCCTTCTGCATGGGCCCCAGCGTGTCCTTGTAGGGGCAGCGCGTGGTCCAGTGGTCGCCCTTGCAGATGCGGCACGAGACGATCTTCTGGCCCTTGAGCTTGTTCATGgggtcctcctcctcctggcagtTCAGGTCCTGcatggggacacacctgagcgcacctggggacacctggggacagctggggacagctggggacacgtAGGACACAGCTGAGATagacctggggacacctggggacacacgtGGGTATGGGGCACACCTAGAGATGCTCATGGGGCACACCTAGAGATGCTCATGgggtcctcctcctcctggcagtTCAGGTCCTGcatggggacacacctgagtgcacctggggacacctggggacagctggggacagctggggacacgtAGGACACAGCTGAGATagacctggggacacctggggacacacgtGGGTATGGGGCACACCTAGAGATGTTCATGgggtcctcctcctcctggcagtTCAGGTCCTGcatggggacacacctgagcgcacctggggacagctggggacacctaGGGACATGTGGGGACACCTGGACACAGCTCAGatacacctggggacacacgtGGGTTTGGGGCACACCTAGAGATGTTCATGGGGCACACCTAGAGATGTTCATGGGGTTCTTCTCCTCCTGGCAGTTCAGGTCCTGcatggggacacacctgagcgcacctggggacacctggggacagctggggacagctacggacacctggggacagctggggacacctggggatgcACGTGGCCATGGGGCACACCTAGAGATGTTCATGgggtcctcctcctcctggcagtTCAGGTCCTGcatggggacacacctgagATAGACCTGAGATagacctggggacagctggagaCAGCTAcggacacctggggacagctaTGGACACCTGGGtacagctggggacacctggggacacacgtGGGTATGGGGCACACCTAGAGATGTTCATGGGGCACACCTAGAGATGCTCATGGGGCACACCTAGAGATGTTCATGgggtcctcctcctcctggcagtTCAGGTCCTGcatggggacacacctgagcgcacctggggacacctggggacagctggggcacacctggggacacctgagatacacctggggacacctggggacacctggggacatttctggggcacacctggggacacttttTGGGGTACACCTGGGCACATTtttggggcacacctggggacacctgaggacATTtttggggcacacctggggacatttttGGGGCACACCTGAGGACATTTCTGGTGCATACCCGGGGACATTTCTGGGGCACACCTGAGGACATttctggggcacacctggggacctTTtttggggcacacctggggatgTTTtttggggcacacctggggacacctgaggacatttctggggcacacctggggacacttttTGGGGTACACCTGGGCACATTTTTGGGGCACACCTGAGAACATTTCTGGGGCATACCCGGGGACATttctggggcacacctggggacacctgagaaCATTTCTGGGGCACACCTGAGGACACTTtttggggcacacctggggacatgtTTTGGGACATTTCTGGGGCACACCTGAGGACATttctggggcacacctggggacgTTTtttggggcacacctgggcacacctgaggaCGTTTTTTGGGGCACACCTGAGGACATttctggggcacacctgggcacacctgaggaCATttctggggcacacctggggacatttctggggcacacctgggcacacatgGGGACACTTTTTGGGGTACACCTGGGCACATTtttggggcacacctgggcacacctggccgTACCTCCTTGCTGGTGATGAAGGTCATGAAGACGTCGTCGCTCACGGTCGTCGTGGCCACGTTGGGCCCGGGGGCGTCGAACTCggaattcccaaatttcttCCAGTtctgaggggagggaaaaacGGGAAAAGGAGCCTGAAAATCCTGGGAAATTCGGGAAATTTGGGATTCCAGCCCCGTTCCCATGGCGACACCTGAACCCTGGTTCCCATTCCCAggtaaatcccatttttcccaggtaaatcccatttttctcaATCtcatttttcccattcccaatcccatttttcccaggTCAATcaaattttcccatttttcccaatcccattcccaggtaaatcccatttttcctattgccaatcccattcccaggtaaatcccattcccaatcccattcccaatcccactTTTCCCATTCCAATCACACTTTTCCCAgtttcccaaatcccatttttcccaatcccattttccccatttcccaatcccatttttccccattttccccattcccaatcccattttccccattcccaatcccattttaatcccatttttatcccatttttccccattttcccattccaaatttgatttttcccattcccaatcccatttttcccattttaatcccatttttcatCCCACTTTTCCCATTCcctatttaatttttcccattcccaatttaatttttcccattttaatcccatttttatcccatttttatcccattttctcccatttttccctcACCTTGCGCCGGGCCACGGCCT harbors:
- the LOC118697417 gene encoding eukaryotic translation initiation factor 3 subunit G-like — translated: MPTGDYDNKPSWADQVEEEGGEDDKVITSELLKDLPLPGVLGGPSSAEAELLKGGPLPSPKEVVNGNIKTITEYREEEDGRKVKIIRTFRIETRKASKAVARRKNWKKFGNSEFDAPGPNVATTTVSDDVFMTFITSKEDLNCQEEEDPMNKLKGQKIVSCRICKGDHWTTRCPYKDTLGPMQKELAEQLGLSTGEKEKLPGEPEPVAAQVSKTGKYVPPSLRDGASRRGESMQPNRRADDNATIRVTNLSEDTRETDLQELFRPFGSISRIYLAKDKTTGQSKGFAFISFHRREDAARAIAGVSGFGYDHLILNVEWAKWVHLGTHLGTGTELWDRREPEGGMG